One Argiope bruennichi chromosome 5, qqArgBrue1.1, whole genome shotgun sequence DNA segment encodes these proteins:
- the LOC129968127 gene encoding pre-mRNA-splicing factor 38A-like, translated as MANRTVKDAQSVRGTNPQYLIEKIIRSRIYDARYWKEECFALSAELLVDKAMELKYIGGVYGGNIKPTPFLCLVLKMLQIQPEKDIVIEFIRQEDFKYVRALGAFYMRLVGTSLDCFKYLEPLYNDYRKLRIQNRQGQFELSYMDEFIDLLLHEERLCDVILPRIQKRHILEVNNELEPRVSALEDDLDEPESEDEELKENITNVVHEKPRTKSSSEVSRKEHSSRRRHSPSPHRHRSSRHQERESSRRHHRSRSREKHHHSKRDERSDRKHRSRSPRRRRDRDRKSHYSKH; from the coding sequence ATGGCGAATCGAACTGTGAAAGATGCACAATCAGTAAGGGGAACGAATCCCCAGTATCTCATCGAAAAAATTATACGATCTCGAATCTATGATGCCCGATATTGGAAAGAAGAATGTTTTGCTCTTTCAGCTGAATTGCTTGTTGATAAAGCTATGGAACTGAAATATATTGGTGGAGTTTATGGAGGCAACATAAAACCAACACCGTTTCTTTGtcttgttttaaaaatgctaCAGATTCAACCGGAAAAAGACATCGTCATTGAATTTATCAGGCaagaagattttaaatatgttcGGGCACTTGGTGCATTTTATATGCGCCTTGTGGGCACATCTTTAGATTGTTTCAAATACCTTGAGCCCTTGTATAACGATTATAGGAAACTTAGAATTCAGAATAGGCAAGGACAGTTTGAATTAAGTTACATGGATGAATTTATTGATCTACTTTTGCATGAAGAACGATTATGTGATGTTATATTGCCTCGTATCCAAAAAAGACACATTCTTGAAGTTAATAATGAGCTAGAACCAAGAGTAAGTGCACTGGAAGATGATTTGGACGAGCCTGAATCAGAAGATGAAGAATTGAAGGAGAATATAACAAATGTTGTTCACGAAAAGCCTCGTACTAAAAGTTCCAGTGAAGTCTCTCGTAAAGAACACTCTTCTCGCCGTAGACACAGCCCATCACCTCACCGACATCGTTCTTCCAGACATCAAGAGAGGGAAAGTAGCAGGCGTCATCACAGAAGTCGTTCTAGAGAAAAGCATCATCATTCAAAACGAGATGAAAGATCAGACAGAAAACATCGATCAAGATCTCCTCGCAGGAGGCGAGATCGTGATAGAAAAAGCCATTACAGTAAGCACTGA
- the LOC129968957 gene encoding uncharacterized protein LOC129968957 — MIRVFHCYEFLFLNKLDHDPDFWTVIKGSVLKENDFSLRFVPNDLWFVAVTVAETNDRFPSFMKKILQKDHNYSPTGADSILSRYLHYHDFVEMHLDSVFKYGESSVLPKELFQCLNLKALSLKCNFLEQLPPDIGKLQKLEYLALTNNKLQNSSIPYTLSFCSSLKVLLLDNNLLDALPGFLLLIPSLNTVHRHGNHNYFKATFMWYHTDVNERILAVPGSSPCVSGLPSLKLLCATAIIGAKMNFFVSTIVPPTLADYICDIYFDFNVCYKCRSANWKSKPGYKVYTFKNPYLGNTCVPFQHWACSLQCAEDIEIPARAEQLLSAMEQDRQYYRHVKEAQASTLYHNKGPFEHIACCIL, encoded by the exons ATGATAAGAGTTTTTCATTGTTATGAATTTCTCTTCTTAAATAAACTTGACCACGATCCTGACTTTTGGACTGTAATAAAAGGaagtgttttaaaagaaaatgatttttctttgagg TTTGTTCCAAACGATCTGTGGTTTGTAGCGGTTACAGTGGCTGAAACAAACGATCGATTTCCATCCTTTATGAAAAAGATCCTACAAAAGGATCATAATTATTCTCCTACAGGTGCAG ATAGTATTTTGAGTAGATATTTACATTACCatgactttgttgaaatgcatTTGGATAGTGTATTTAAATATGGAGAGAGCAGTGTTCTTCCAAAAGAA CTCTTCCAATGTCTTAACTTGAAGGCACTTTCTCTGAAATGCAATTTCCTGGAGCAGCTCCCTCCTGATATTGGGAAACTTCAAAAGCTTGAATATTTGGCACTTACCAATAACAAACTCCAGAACTCATCCATACCTTACACCTTATCATTTTGTTCTTCGTTGAAGGTATTGTTACTTGATAACAATTTACTTGATGCCTTGCCAGGATTTCTTCTTCTCATTCCAAGTCTGAACACTGTGCATCGGCATggaaatcataattatttcaaagccACTTTTATGTGGTATCACACAGATGTCAATGAGCGGATTCTTGCTGTTCCTGGTAGTTCACCTTGTGTTTCAGGATTGCCGTCCTTAAAGTTGTTGTGCGCAACAGCTATAATTGGcgccaaaatgaatttttttgttagcACCATTGTTCCACCCACACTTGCAGATTATAtatgtgatatttattttgatttcaatgtgTGCTACAAATGTAGATCTGCCAATTGGAAGTCAAAGCCAG gttaTAAAGTGTACACATTTAAAAACCCTTACCTGGGTAACACTTGTGTGCCTTTCCAACACTGGGCATGCAGTCTGCAATGTGCTGAAGATATTGAAATTCCTGCCAGGGCTGAGCAGTTATTGTCTGCCATGGAACAGGATAGACAGTACTACAGACATGTTAAGGAAGCCCAAGCTTCTACTCTTTATCATAACAAAGGACCCTTTGAACATATTGCCTGTTGCATTCTGTGA
- the LOC129969424 gene encoding peptidyl-prolyl cis-trans isomerase-like 4 — MSVVIETTLGDITVDLFLKERPNTCLNFLKLCKVKYYNFCVFYKVERNFIAQTGDPTCTGRGGESIFSRIYGDQATYFEAELKPRLKHEKLGTLSMVNNGNNMNGSQFFITLGENLTYLDEVHTVFGEVAEGFETLLKINEAICDPNNRPYQDILITHTVILHDPYDDPLDLEIPDASPLPTKEQLESNYIRADEEIDDTKGKSAEEIEEKIKESEAKARATILEMVGDIPDVDVKPPENVLFVCKLNPVTTSEDLEIIFSRFGPIKSCEVIKDKKTGESLQYAFIEFEKEEDCENAYFKMDNVLIDDRRIHVDFSQSVSKMMFEQGNKFSKNKNSKETLVIKNKEKKSDGYDMIFDMDDEISHSKHKKKDKRSPDRKYKRQDSPSKRSTERRRERSNSVDRRYGEHVKNSRTYYDREYDRSKSSRDSTHRMSKDSRKEFTKSSSPSESYKSTSFSRKKQGEHTSKDHYSSSDESGTIKPKMNTNRYRSHRHDSSSSGRSISPQRKQKSSTDKISSSKHSHSTEKFYEKKSQKQELLSSYRNKERKNVSSRHKSNSSESDVPRQPIKRYSRSPEISDRRLNKSKDTSGRSRSHQRLKKQPSKKPSSSPESYNSRLKSRRHYSRSPDSLSPERKKRSYRSQSRSLSPKKYDDPKIKNSYTLHEKSSKHSKKSKKNKKRTKSSCSSSNSDSDTNSKIKYKDSYSSHSRTHKTSRKEYKHRK, encoded by the coding sequence ATGTCAGTTGTTATTGAAACCACCCTTGGGGACATCACGGTAGACCTGTTCCTGAAGGAGCGTCCTAACACATGCCTGAACTTTTTAAAACTCTGCAAAGTCAAATATTACAATTTCTGTGTCTTTTATAAAGTGGAAAGAAACTTCATTGCGCAGACAGGTGATCCCACCTGTACTGGCCGAGGAGGAGAATCAATCTTCAGTCGCATATATGGTGATCAAGCAACATATTTTGAAGCTGAATTAAAGCCTCGATTGAAGCATGAAAAACTTGGAACTCTCTCAATGGTAAATAATGGCAACAATATGAATGGATCTCAATTCTTCATAACCCTTGGTGAAAATCTTACCTATCTGGATGAAGTCCATACTGTGTTTGGGGAAGTAGCTGAAGGTTTCGAAACTCTTCTTAAAATCAATGAAGCCATATGTGATCCTAATAACAGACCCTACCAAGATATCTTGATAACTCATACTGTGATTCTTCATGATCCTTATGATGACCCTCTTGATTTGGAAATACCTGATGCTTCCCCATTACCGACTAAAGAACAGTTGGAATCAAATTATATTAGAGCTGATGAAGAGATTGATGATACAAAGGGAAAATCTGctgaagaaattgaagaaaaaatcaaGGAGAGTGAAGCAAAAGCAAGGGCCACTATATTGGAAATGGTTGGAGATATTCCAGATGTTGATGTGAAGCCTCCTGAAAATGTCCTTTTTGTCTGCAAACTGAATCCTGTCACAACGTCAGAGGATTTAGAGATAATATTTTCACGTTTTGGGCCTATAAAAAGTTGTGAAGTAATCAAAGATAAGAAGACAGGTGAATCTTTGCAATATGCATTTATTGAATTTGAGAAAGAAGAAGATTgtgaaaatgcttattttaagatGGATAATGTTTTGATTGATGACAGAAGAATTCATGTAGATTTCAGCCAATCTGTTTCAAAAATGATGTTCGAACAGGggaacaaattttctaaaaataaaaactcaaaagaaacacttgttataaaaaacaaagagaaaaaatcagATGGATATGATATGATATTTGATATGGATGATGAGATAAGCCATTCAAAACACAAGAAAAAGGACAAAAGATCTCCAGATCGTAAATATAAAAGGCAAGATTCTCCTTCTAAAAGGTCTACTGAAAGAAGAAGAGAAAGGTCTAATTCTGTAGATAGGAGATATGGTGAACATGTGAAGAATTCACGAACCTATTATGATAGAGAATATGATAGATCAAAATCTAGCAGAGATAGCACACATAGAATGTCAAAGGATTCCAGAAAGGAATTTACTAAGTCTTCCTCTCCATCTGAATCTTACAAAAGTACATCTTTTTCTAGGAAAAAACAAGGTGAACATACTTCAAAAGACCATTATAGTTCATCAGATGAATCGGGTACTATAAAACCTAAAATGAATACAAATCGTTACAGGAGCCATCGTCATGATAGCAGTTCATCTGGCCGTTCCATTTCTCCACAAAGAAAGCAGAAGAGCTCAACagataaaatttcttcttcaaagCATTCTCATTCTACTGAAAAGTTCtacgaaaaaaaatcacaaaagcaagaattgctttcttcatatagaaataaggaaagaaaaaatgtttcttctagACATAAATCTAATTCTTCCGAATCAGATGTGCCTAGACAGCCTATTAAAAGATATTCTCGATCACCAGAAATTTCTGATCGgagattaaataaatcaaaagacaCATCTGGAAGATCAAGATCTCATCAAAGATTAAAGAAGCAGCCTTCTAAAAAGCCGTCAAGTTCTCCAGAATCATATAATTCTAGATTAAAATCACGTAGGCACTATTCGAGATCTCCTGATTCCTTGAGTCCAGAAAGGAAGAAGCGGTCTTATAGATCACAATCAAGATCTCTTAGCCCTAAAAAATATGATGATCCTAAGATCAAAAATTCATATACATTGCATGAAAAATCATCAAAACACtctaaaaaatcaaagaaaaataaaaagagaactAAAAGTTCCTGCTCTTCTAGTAATTCTGATTCAGATaccaattcaaaaataaaatataaagatagctATTCTTCCCATTCTAGAACCCATAAGACTTCTCGCAAAGAATACAAACATCGAAAATAG